A genomic stretch from Vulpes lagopus strain Blue_001 chromosome 11, ASM1834538v1, whole genome shotgun sequence includes:
- the CHST1 gene encoding carbohydrate sulfotransferase 1 gives MQCSWKAVLLLALASIAIQYTAIRTFTAKSFHTCPGLAEAGLAERLCEEGPTFAYNLSRKTHILILATTRSGSSFVGQLFNQHLDVFYLFEPLYHVQNTLIPRFTQGKSPADRRVMLGASRDLLRSLYDCDLYFLENYIKPPPVNHTTDRIFRRGASRVLCSRPVCDPPGSADLVLEEGDCVRKCGLLNLTVAAEACRERSHVAIKTVRVPEVNDLRALVEDPRLNLKVIQLVRDPRGILASRSETFRDTYRLWRLWYGTGRKPYNLDVTQLTTVCEDFSNSVSTGLTRPPWLKGKYMLVRYEDLARNPMKKTEEIYGFLGIPLDSHVARWIQNNTRGDPTLGKHKYGTVRNSAATAEKWRFRLSYDIVAFAQNACQRVLAQLGYKLATSEEELKNPSISLVEERDFRPFS, from the coding sequence ATGCAATGTTCCTGGAAGGCCGTCCTCCTCCTCGCCCTGGCCTCAATCGCCATACAGTACACGGCCATCCGCACCTTCACCGCCAAGTCCTTCCACACCTGCCCAGGGCTGGCGGAGGCGGGGCTGGCCGAGCGGCTGTGCGAGGAGGGCCCCACCTTCGCCTACAACCTCTCTCGCAAGACCCACATCCTCATCCTGGCCACCACGCGCAGCGGCTCCTCCTTCGTGGGCCAGCTCTTCAACCAGCACCTGGACGTCTTCTACCTGTTCGAGCCCCTCTACCACGTCCAGAACACGCTCATCCCCCGCTTCACCCAGGGCAAGAGCCCCGCGGACCGGCGGGTCATGCTGGGCGCCAGCCGCGACCTCCTGAGGAGCCTCTATGACTGTGACCTCTACTTCCTGGAGAACTACATCAAACCGCCGCCCGTCAACCACACCACCGACAGGATCTTCCGCCGCGGGGCCAGCAGGGTGCTGTGCTCCCGCCCCGTGTGCGACCCCCCGGGCTCCGCCGACCTGGTGCTGGAGGAGGGGGACTGCGTGCGCAAGTGCGGCCTGCTGAACCTGACCGTGGCCGCCGAGGCCTGTCGGGAGCGCAGCCACGTGGCCATCAAGACGGTGCGGGTGCCCGAGGTCAACGACCTCCGGGCCCTGGTTGAAGACCCAAGGTTAAACCTCAAGGTCATCCAGCTGGTCCGAGACCCGCGGGGCATCCTGGCCTCCCGCAGCGAGACCTTCCGCGACACGTACCGGCTCTGGCGGCTCTGGTACGGCACCGGGAGGAAGCCCTACAACCTGGACGTGACGCAGCTGACCACGGTGTGCGAGGACTTCTCCAACTCGGTGTCCACCGGGCTCACGCGGCCGCCGTGGCTCAAGGGCAAGTACATGTTGGTGCGCTACGAGGACCTGGCCAGGAACCCCATGAAGAAGACCGAGGAGATCTACGGCTTCCTGGGCATCCCCCTGGACAGCCACGTGGCCCGCTGGATCCAGAACAACACGCGGGGCGACCCCACCCTGGGCAAGCACAAGTACGGCACCGTGCGCAACTCGGCGGCCACGGCCGAGAAGTGGCGCTTCCGCCTCTCCTACGACATTGTGGCCTTCGCCCAGAACGCCTGCCAGCGGGTGCTGGCGCAGCTGGGCTACAAGCTGGCCACGTCGGAGGAGGAGCTCAAGAACCCCTCCATCAGCCTGGTGGAGGAGCGGGACTTCCGCCCTTTCTCGTGA